A stretch of Procambarus clarkii isolate CNS0578487 chromosome 20, FALCON_Pclarkii_2.0, whole genome shotgun sequence DNA encodes these proteins:
- the LOC123748061 gene encoding S-layer protein-like produces MPVAHVAGVAHVAGVAHVAGVVQAAAVVHVAGVVHVAGVTHVAAVVHAAAVAHVAGVVHVAGVAHVAAVAHVAGVVQAAAVAHVAGVAHVAGVAHVAAVAHAAGVVHVAGVTHVAAVVHAAGVAHAAGVVHVAAVVHAAGVTHVAAVVHVAAVTHVAAVTHVAAVTHVAAVTHVAAVVHAAAVVHVAGVVHVAGVAHVAAVAHVAGVVQAAAVAHAAGVVHVAGVVHVTAVAHAAAVVHAAGVVHVAAVAHVAAVTHAAAVVHAAAVTHVAAVAHAAAVAHAAAVTHVAAVTHAAAVVHAAAVTHVAAVTHAAAVVHAAAVTHVAAVAHVAAVTHVAAVTHAAAVVHAAAVTHEAAVTHVAAVAHAAAVTHAAAVTHAAAVVHAAAVAHVAAVTHAAAVAHAAAVTHVAGVVHVAAVVHVAAVTHVAAVTHAAAVTHAAAVTHAASVTHAAAVTHAAAVTHAAAVTHAAAVTHAAAVTHAAAVTHAAAVVHVAGVVHVAAVVHVAAVAHVAAVVHAACVTHVAAVVHVAAVVHVAAVVHVAGVAHAAAVAHAAAVTHAAAVTHAAAVTHAAAVTHAAAVTHAAAVTHAAAVTHAAAVTHAAAVTHAAAVTHAAAVTHAAAVTHAAAVTHAAAVTHAAAVTHAAAVTHAAAVTHAAAVTHAASVTHAAAVTHAAAVTHAAAVTHAAAVTHAAAVAHAAAVTHAAAVTHAAAVTHAAAVTHAAAVSRNSSHSPSQGLTP; encoded by the coding sequence ATGCCTGTGGCCCATGTAGCAGGTGTGGCCCATGTAGCAGGTGTGGCCCATGTAGCAGGTGTGGTCCAAGCAGCAGCTGTGGTCCATGTAGCAGGTGTGGTCCATGTAGCAGGTGTGACCCATGTAGCAGCTGTGGTCCATGCAGCAGCTGTGGCCCATGTAGCAGGTGTGGTCCATGTAGCAGGTGTGGCCCATGTAGCAGCTGTGGCCCATGTAGCAGGTGTGGTCCAAGCAGCAGCTGTGGCCCATGTAGCAGGTGTGGCCCATGTAGCAGGTGTGGCCCATGTAGCAGCTGTGGCCCATGCAGCAGGTGTGGTCCATGTAGCAGGTGTGACCCATGTAGCAGCTGTGGTCCATGCAGCAGGTGTGGCCCATGCAGCAGGTGTGGTCCATGTAGCAGCTGTGGTCCATGCAGCAGGTGTGACCCATGTAGCAGCTGTGGTCCATGTAGCAGCTGTGACCCATGTAGCAGCTGTGACCCATGTAGCAGCTGTGACCCATGTAGCAGCTGTGACCCATGTAGCAGCTGTGGTCCATGCAGCAGCTGTGGTCCATGTAGCAGGTGTGGTCCATGTAGCAGGTGTGGCCCATGTAGCAGCTGTGGCCCATGTAGCAGGTGTGGTCCAAGCAGCAGCTGTGGCCCATGCAGCAGGTGTGGTCCATGTAGCAGGTGTGGTCCATGTAACAGCTGTGGCCCATGCAGCAGCTGTGGTCCATGCAGCAGGTGTGGTCCATGTAGCAGCTGTGGCCCATGTAGCAGCTGTGACCCATGCAGCAGCTGTGGTCCATGCAGCAGCTGTGACCCATGTAGCAGCTGTGGCCCATGCAGCAGCTGTGGCCCATGCAGCAGCTGTGACCCATGTAGCAGCTGTGACCCATGCAGCAGCTGTGGTCCATGCAGCAGCTGTGACCCATGTAGCAGCTGTGACTCATGCAGCAGCTGTGGTCCATGCAGCAGCTGTGACCCATGTAGCAGCTGTGGCCCATGTAGCAGCTGTGACCCATGTAGCAGCTGTGACCCATGCAGCAGCTGTGGTCCATGCAGCAGCTGTGACCCATGAAGCAGCTGTGACCCATGTAGCAGCTGTGGCCCATGCAGCAGCTGTGACCCATGCAGCAGCTGTGACCCATGCAGCAGCTGTGGTCCATGCAGCAGCTGTGGCCCATGTAGCAGCTGTGACCCATGCAGCAGCTGTGGCCCATGCAGCAGCTGTGACCCATGTAGCAGGTGTGGTCCATGTAGCAGCTGTGGTCCATGTAGCAGCTGTGACCCATGTAGCAGCTGTGACCCATGCAGCAGCTGTGACCCATGCAGCAGCTGTAACCCATGCAGCATCTGTGACCCATGCAGCAGCTGTAACCCATGCAGCAGCTGTGACCCATGCAGCAGCTGTGACCCATGCAGCAGCTGTGACCCATGCAGCAGCTGTGACCCATGCAGCAGCTGTGACCCATGCAGCAGCTGTGGTCCATGTAGCAGGTGTGGTCCATGTAGCAGCTGTGGTCCATGTAGCAGCTGTGGCCCATGTAGCAGCTGTGGTCCATGCAGCATGTGTGACCCATGTAGCAGCTGTGGTCCATGTAGCAGCTGTGGTCCATGTAGCAGCTGTGGTCCATGTAGCAGGAGTGGCCCATGCAGCAGCTGTGGCCCATGCAGCAGCTGTGACCCATGCAGCAGCTGTAACCCATGCAGCAGCTGTGACCCATGCAGCAGCTGTAACCCATGCAGCAGCTGTGACCCATGCAGCAGCTGTGACCCATGCAGCAGCTGTGACCCATGCAGCAGCTGTGACCCATGCAGCAGCTGTAACCCATGCAGCAGCTGTAACCCATGCAGCAGCTGTGACCCATGCAGCAGCTGTGACCCATGCAGCAGCTGTAACCCATGCAGCAGCTGTGACCCATGCAGCAGCTGTGACCCATGCAGCAGCTGTGACCCATGCAGCAGCTGTGACCCATGCAGCAGCTGTAACCCATGCAGCATCTGTGACCCATGCAGCAGCTGTAACCCATGCAGCAGCTGTAACCCATGCAGCAGCTGTGACCCATGCAGCAGCTGTGACCCATGCAGCAGCTGTGGCCCATGCAGCAGCTGTAACCCATGCAGCAGCTGTGACCCATGCAGCAGCTGTGACCCATGCAGCAGCTGTGAcccatgcagcagctgtgagtcgaaaCAGTTCCCACAGTCCATCTCAAGGCCTAACCCCCTAG